The following are encoded in a window of Paenibacillaceae bacterium GAS479 genomic DNA:
- a CDS encoding Putative adhesin: protein MSERTQLKSRKLSALFAALLPGGGHLYLGWYGRGLMILLLVLLDLAALVRFSDSTSGSRALLLLYLGYALPAMYFFSVFDALEISTRNKLAGSNRDSAGQFTPTHSILLVAGGILLFFLIRPTAAVQPRLDWIGDMASGVVLLVFALWFGIKRKAGLFRLGRFSAAVILAVCGTLLLWDQVKERNDIGLLLDWWPLLFVLAGLEMLLFQLLEKKNPGRRLLAGIGSLLTAFIFVSSAYLVTQYGGLPFRWLDQYAGRTNLENLSEEKGFQFAQEPLELPLEEPITSVVIDNPNGDVTVQASSDPDFKSVIVESELWVDTELQSEADTVKEKSKLKLSSDGKLELTAQGMPYGANGSRLPRYNLVVTLPADLAAVLREPLPSSLRTAPLSLYPGMPPATMSQIDVAPDSTPAPRDIQQSALSAANAADSENLTTNATTSPLPSSSLSPEPSATPGPEAVKLLLNAGNGRVILSGLIAQGGMTLKNMNGSIELRNLKGNVEADTSSGNISAERLEGDVQLSARDGGINVSRIEGGLSAYTSNGNLDIADIVGEAILETKNGYIHVEQVTKSLQADTLNGEIRIRSSKVGGNWNIDSSIGEVSLSLPTIASFEMDGAVTFGTITSELPLKVTKKTIEGIIGLGTHQIRVDANSDISIFAFPSLQN from the coding sequence ATGAGCGAGAGAACACAACTGAAAAGCCGCAAGCTGTCAGCTCTGTTTGCCGCTCTGTTACCGGGTGGTGGACATCTTTATCTGGGCTGGTATGGCCGCGGATTGATGATTCTGCTGCTGGTGCTGCTGGATTTAGCCGCGCTCGTCCGCTTCTCGGATTCTACGAGCGGCAGCCGGGCGCTGCTCCTCCTGTACTTGGGCTATGCGCTGCCTGCGATGTATTTTTTCAGCGTGTTCGATGCTTTGGAAATTTCTACTCGCAACAAACTTGCCGGTTCCAATAGAGATTCGGCCGGACAGTTCACGCCAACGCATAGTATTTTGCTCGTTGCAGGTGGCATCCTGCTATTCTTTCTCATCCGTCCAACTGCTGCCGTACAGCCTCGTCTCGACTGGATCGGTGACATGGCTTCCGGAGTTGTATTACTTGTTTTTGCGTTATGGTTCGGAATTAAGAGGAAGGCTGGCCTATTTCGACTTGGTCGCTTCAGCGCAGCCGTTATTCTGGCGGTCTGCGGAACGCTTTTACTATGGGATCAGGTCAAAGAGCGCAATGATATCGGACTCCTGCTGGATTGGTGGCCGCTTTTGTTCGTGTTGGCGGGGCTCGAGATGCTGCTTTTTCAGCTACTAGAGAAAAAGAATCCCGGTCGACGCCTGCTTGCGGGTATTGGATCTCTTCTTACGGCTTTTATTTTCGTGAGCTCTGCTTATTTGGTTACACAGTATGGTGGACTTCCGTTTCGCTGGCTGGATCAGTATGCTGGTCGAACGAATCTTGAGAATCTTTCTGAAGAAAAAGGTTTTCAGTTTGCTCAGGAGCCGCTTGAGCTCCCCCTTGAAGAGCCGATTACGAGTGTTGTCATCGACAATCCGAACGGTGACGTGACGGTGCAAGCCTCGTCCGATCCCGACTTCAAGAGTGTTATCGTGGAGTCTGAGTTATGGGTCGATACGGAGTTGCAATCGGAAGCGGACACCGTAAAGGAAAAATCCAAGCTTAAGCTCAGTTCCGACGGCAAGCTTGAGCTTACAGCTCAAGGTATGCCTTATGGGGCCAACGGATCGCGTTTACCGAGGTACAATCTGGTTGTCACTTTGCCAGCCGATTTGGCAGCTGTGCTTCGAGAGCCTCTTCCGTCTTCCTTGCGAACAGCACCTCTATCGCTCTATCCTGGAATGCCGCCAGCTACTATGTCTCAAATTGACGTGGCTCCTGATTCCACGCCTGCTCCGCGAGACATACAGCAGTCTGCGCTATCAGCCGCTAATGCTGCCGATTCGGAAAACCTGACCACAAATGCTACTACAAGTCCGCTGCCTAGCTCATCCTTGTCTCCCGAACCATCAGCGACTCCAGGCCCAGAGGCGGTTAAACTGCTGCTTAATGCCGGCAACGGAAGAGTGATTTTGTCGGGGCTGATTGCGCAGGGTGGTATGACCCTGAAAAATATGAATGGCTCCATTGAGCTGCGTAATCTGAAGGGGAATGTGGAAGCCGACACGAGTAGCGGTAATATTTCTGCTGAACGTCTTGAAGGCGATGTACAGCTGTCTGCTCGAGACGGAGGCATCAATGTTTCACGGATTGAAGGCGGGCTCAGCGCGTATACTAGCAATGGAAACTTGGATATAGCGGACATTGTCGGTGAAGCGATTTTGGAAACAAAGAATGGCTATATTCATGTGGAGCAGGTTACAAAAAGTCTTCAGGCGGATACGCTCAATGGAGAAATTCGTATTCGCAGCTCTAAGGTGGGAGGTAACTGGAATATTGACAGTTCCATCGGAGAAGTGAGTCTCTCGCTTCCGACGATAGCCTCATTTGAAATGGACGGCGCTGTCACCTTCGGTACTATTACTTCAGAGCTTCCGCTTAAAGTGACCAAAAAAACCATTGAAGGTATTATCGGCCTTGGCACACATCAGATCCGTGTTGATGCTAACAGCGATATATCGATCTTTGCTTTTCCTTCGCTGCAAAATTAA